One window of Leguminivora glycinivorella isolate SPB_JAAS2020 chromosome 9, LegGlyc_1.1, whole genome shotgun sequence genomic DNA carries:
- the LOC125229651 gene encoding uncharacterized protein LOC125229651, with protein sequence MTPNKENIMQPATLQEAINIIKFLTTSHKQEITKLKESLQKQAAHIKKLEANRKKELEFLSSELQNYEANLAISKETVTKQLAEKDDIIQKQTEVIEELNRKLKLHEELSLPEINIVAPVDSNSDSGVAMDDSNLKSDTNKTEAKTTRKYSRRFAESISFLRRVDFSPMKYKPCNRECTKKKDEKKTTSLDIPYTDKGLTRQLSSERVMSDDDSYLSADPVLSDSVIEPLVIRPKKMDDSMNNHFSDDGSEDTSEEVFDRVMTRSSVRRSVKANPKYKKINRTKSKLLEQVKVNIID encoded by the coding sequence ATGACCCCGAATAAAGAAAACATCATGCAACCTGCAACGCTACAAGAAGCcatcaatataattaaatttttgacaacATCACACAAGCAAGAAATAACAAAATTGAAGGAATCACTGCAGAAGCAAGCAGCGCATATAAAGAAATTAGAAGCAAATAGAAAAAAGGAACTTGAATTCTTGTCGAGTGAACTTCAAAATTATGAAGCGAACTTAGCAATTAGTAAAGAGACAGTTACAAAACAACTTGCAGAGAAAGATGATATCATACAGAAGCAGACGGAAGTTATAGAAGAACtcaatagaaaattaaaactcCACGAAGAACTAAGTTTACCAGAAATAAACATCGTTGCACCTGTCGATTCGAATTCTGACTCGGGAGTAGCAATGGATGATAGCAATTTGAAGTCTGACACGAACAAAACTGAAGCTAAAACAACTAGAAAATATAGTAGAAGGTTCGCAGAATCAATAAGCTTTTTGAGAAGAGTAGATTTTTCGCCTATGAAATATAAACCATGTAACCGTGAGTGCACTAAGAAGAAAGATGAAAAGAAAACAACAAGTCTAGATATCCCTTACACAGATAAAGGGTTGACTAGACAACTAAGTAGTGAAAGAGTCATGAGTGACGATGACTCGTACTTGTCGGCTGATCCAGTGCTTTCTGATAGTGTCATAGAACCTTTAGTAATTAGGCCAAAGAAAATGGATGACAGCATGAATAACCATTTCTCTGATGATGGAAGCGAAGACACCAGTGAAGAAGTTTTCGACAGAGTTATGACTAGAAGCAGCGTCAGACGATCAGTGAAAGCGAATCCgaaatataagaaaataaatCGAACGAAATCGAAACTTTTAGAACAAGTAAAAGTTAACATTATTGATTAA